A window of the Sphingomonas piscis genome harbors these coding sequences:
- the dnaN gene encoding DNA polymerase III subunit beta, with amino-acid sequence MKVTIERATLLKSLSHVQSVVERRNTIPILSNVLFDASEDGAIRLMATDLDLQVDESVPANVAQPGATTVSAHTLFDIVRKLPEGSQVELTAADGKMQVNAGRSRFNLSTLPRDDFPVIAEGDLPTRFELPAATLRQIIDKTRFAISSEETRYYLMGIFLHVADDQLKAAATDGHRLARVTVAKPDGADGMPDVIVPRKCVAELRKLLDEVEGTVEVSLSPTKVRFGLGSAVLTSKLIDGTFPDYNRVIPTGNDKLLKLDPKSFAQGVDRVSTIASEKTRAVKMSVDRDKITLSVTSPENGVATEEVPADYGAEGLEIGFNARYLLDILGEIDGDTVEVHLADAAAPTLLRESDKSNALYVLMPMRV; translated from the coding sequence ATGAAGGTCACGATTGAACGGGCGACACTCCTCAAGAGCCTGAGCCACGTCCAGTCGGTGGTGGAACGCCGCAACACCATCCCGATTCTGTCCAACGTCCTGTTCGATGCCAGCGAGGACGGCGCAATCCGCCTCATGGCCACCGATCTCGATCTCCAGGTCGACGAAAGCGTTCCCGCCAACGTCGCTCAACCCGGCGCCACCACCGTGTCGGCGCACACCTTGTTCGACATCGTTCGCAAGCTTCCCGAGGGCAGCCAGGTCGAGCTCACCGCCGCCGACGGCAAGATGCAGGTCAATGCCGGCCGCTCGCGCTTCAACCTGTCGACGCTTCCCCGCGACGACTTCCCGGTGATCGCCGAGGGCGACCTGCCGACCCGGTTCGAGCTTCCCGCGGCGACGCTCCGCCAGATCATCGACAAAACCCGTTTCGCCATATCCAGCGAGGAAACCCGCTACTATCTAATGGGCATCTTCCTCCATGTCGCCGACGACCAGTTGAAGGCTGCGGCAACGGACGGCCACCGGCTGGCGCGCGTAACGGTTGCGAAGCCCGATGGAGCCGACGGCATGCCGGACGTCATCGTGCCCCGCAAATGCGTCGCCGAACTGCGCAAATTGCTCGACGAGGTCGAAGGCACGGTGGAAGTTTCGCTATCGCCGACCAAGGTGCGCTTCGGTCTCGGCAGCGCGGTGCTGACCAGCAAGCTGATCGACGGCACCTTTCCCGATTACAACCGGGTCATTCCCACCGGGAACGACAAATTGCTGAAGCTGGATCCCAAGAGCTTTGCGCAAGGCGTCGATCGCGTTTCCACCATCGCCAGCGAGAAGACGCGCGCGGTGAAGATGAGCGTCGATCGCGACAAGATCACCTTGTCCGTCACCTCGCCCGAGAACGGCGTCGCCACCGAGGAAGTGCCGGCGGACTATGGCGCCGAGGGCCTGGAGATCGGCTTCAACGCCCGCTACCTCCTGGACATCCTCGGCGAAATCGATGGCGACACGGTAGAAGTGCATCTGGCTGACGCCGCGGCGCCGACCCTGCTGCGCGAGAGCGACAAGTCGAATGCACTGTACGTTCTCATGCCCATGAGAGTGTGA
- the recF gene encoding DNA replication/repair protein RecF (All proteins in this family for which functions are known are DNA-binding proteins that assist the filamentation of RecA onto DNA for the initiation of recombination or recombinational repair.), with translation MSLTRLTLTDFRSYAEAQLEPGPGFVVLTGDNGAGKTNILEAVSLLTPGRGLRAAPLGEMAREQGAGGFTVHARLGDVEIGTGTTAAAPERRQVRVNSAPASVNALSEWLSVLWLTPAMDRLFAGSAGDRRRFLDRLVLALEPSHAHHAARYEAAMRARNKLLAEPDGADPSWLGALEAGMAEHGGEVAQARSRTVAALSDRLSATPDDDFARAAIALEGWTGRDLAAELRANRGRDAAAGRAVAGPHRQDLSVIHAAKVMPAARCSTGEQKALLLGLILAHAELVAERRGMAPILLLDEVAAHLDARRRAALFQRLEGRNQVWMTGTDASLFTEVRQASRYEVAGGAVHRV, from the coding sequence GTGAGCCTTACCCGCTTAACCCTCACCGACTTCCGCTCCTACGCCGAAGCACAGCTGGAGCCCGGCCCGGGCTTTGTGGTGCTGACGGGCGATAACGGCGCTGGAAAGACCAACATCCTTGAGGCCGTGTCGCTTCTGACGCCGGGTCGTGGCCTTCGCGCTGCTCCTTTGGGCGAGATGGCACGCGAGCAGGGCGCCGGCGGATTCACCGTCCATGCCCGGCTTGGCGACGTGGAAATTGGAACCGGCACCACGGCTGCGGCGCCCGAGCGCCGCCAAGTCCGCGTCAACAGTGCCCCGGCTTCGGTGAACGCGCTCAGCGAATGGCTGTCCGTCCTTTGGCTAACGCCGGCAATGGATCGCCTGTTCGCCGGCAGCGCGGGTGACCGACGCCGCTTTCTCGACCGGCTGGTGCTGGCACTTGAACCATCCCATGCCCACCACGCCGCCCGCTACGAAGCCGCGATGCGTGCCCGCAACAAATTGCTCGCGGAGCCCGATGGTGCCGACCCATCCTGGCTTGGGGCGTTGGAAGCGGGAATGGCCGAGCATGGGGGTGAGGTCGCCCAGGCGCGCAGCCGCACCGTCGCTGCCCTCTCCGATCGGCTCAGCGCCACGCCGGACGACGACTTCGCGCGCGCCGCCATTGCGCTGGAAGGCTGGACAGGCCGTGATCTCGCCGCCGAACTGCGCGCCAACCGTGGCCGCGATGCCGCCGCCGGGCGCGCAGTGGCCGGTCCGCATCGGCAGGATCTCTCCGTTATCCACGCCGCCAAGGTCATGCCGGCAGCGCGATGCTCCACTGGCGAGCAAAAGGCGCTGCTGCTCGGCCTCATTCTTGCCCATGCCGAGCTGGTGGCCGAGCGACGGGGCATGGCGCCGATCCTTCTTCTCGACGAAGTGGCGGCGCACCTCGACGCCCGTCGCCGCGCGGCTTTGTTCCAACGTCTCGAAGGGCGTAATCAGGTGTGGATGACGGGCACCGATGCCTCGCTGTTCACCGAGGTGAGGCAGGCGTCGCGCTACGAAGTGGCGGGCGGGGCCGTGCACCGGGTGTGA
- the gyrB gene encoding DNA topoisomerase (ATP-hydrolyzing) subunit B, producing MASDPNQNSYGADSIKVLKGLDAVRKRPGMYIGDTDDGSGLHHMVFEVSDNAIDEALAGHCDRILIQLNPDGSVTVEDNGRGIPTGIHPEEGVSAAEVIMTQLHAGGKFENTSDDNAYKVSGGLHGVGVSVVNALSEFLDLRIWRDGEEHYMRFAHGDAVAPLKVVGPAPEGKKGTSVTFLPSPATFKITEFDFEKLEHRYRELAFLNSGVRILLADARHEERVEHELYYEGGIAAFVKYLDRAKNALFPEPIAISAVRDGIGIDVALEWNDSYYENVLPFTNNIPQRDGGTHMAAFRAALTRTINNYAEKSGLLKKEKVSLTGDDMREGLTAIVSVKLPDPKFSSQTKDKLVSSEVRQPLESLMTDKMTEWLEENPQNARAIIQKVIDAAAAREAARKAREATRKSVMGVASLPGKLADCQERDATKCELFLVEGDSAGGSAKQGRNRNNQAILPLKGKILNVERARMDRMLSSKEVGTIIQALGTGIATGMDRTGFDVEKLRYHKIVIMTDADVDGAHIRTLLLTFFYRQMPELIENGHLFIAQPPLYKVARGRSEVYLKDDAALDEYLVDAGLDGLNLEGPDGQRTGQDLRSLVDHARRMRTLMRYAPRKYDPALIEALAINGALDPELKDGARAEAIARVAAWLGAADLEAVWSGEIAAEGGYLLKRLWRGVTDAYIFEPAFLISAEARKLHALAAEQLEAYSGPSTLRTMKKGAAQQEPTVGAGEGEEAAEQAEADTKGKPVAISRPSELLDAVLAAGRKGLSIQRYKGLGEMNAEQLWETTLDPANRSLLRVEVSQADVADEIFTRLMGDVVEPRREFIQENALSVANLDV from the coding sequence ATGGCAAGTGATCCCAATCAGAACAGCTACGGCGCCGATTCCATCAAGGTTTTGAAGGGGCTGGACGCCGTCCGCAAACGGCCCGGAATGTATATCGGCGATACCGACGACGGGTCGGGCCTGCACCATATGGTGTTCGAAGTTTCCGATAATGCCATCGACGAGGCGCTGGCGGGTCACTGCGACCGCATTCTCATTCAGCTGAACCCCGACGGCTCGGTCACGGTCGAGGACAATGGCCGCGGCATCCCGACCGGCATCCACCCCGAAGAGGGCGTGTCGGCGGCCGAGGTCATCATGACCCAGCTTCATGCCGGCGGTAAGTTCGAGAACACCAGCGACGACAATGCCTACAAGGTGTCCGGCGGCCTCCACGGCGTTGGCGTGTCGGTCGTCAACGCCCTCTCCGAGTTCCTCGACCTTCGCATCTGGCGCGACGGCGAGGAGCATTACATGCGCTTCGCCCATGGCGATGCGGTGGCGCCGCTGAAGGTCGTCGGCCCCGCGCCGGAAGGAAAGAAGGGCACCAGCGTGACCTTCCTGCCGAGCCCCGCCACCTTCAAGATCACCGAGTTCGATTTCGAAAAGCTCGAGCATCGGTACCGCGAGCTCGCCTTCCTGAATTCCGGCGTCCGCATCCTGCTTGCCGACGCGCGCCACGAAGAGCGTGTGGAGCATGAGCTGTACTACGAGGGCGGCATCGCGGCCTTCGTCAAATATCTCGACCGGGCCAAGAACGCGCTCTTTCCCGAGCCGATCGCCATTTCCGCCGTGCGCGACGGCATCGGCATCGACGTCGCGCTGGAATGGAACGACAGCTATTACGAAAATGTCCTGCCGTTCACGAACAACATTCCGCAGCGCGACGGCGGCACCCACATGGCCGCTTTTCGCGCGGCGCTGACCCGCACCATCAACAATTATGCCGAGAAATCTGGCCTTCTGAAGAAGGAGAAGGTTAGTCTCACCGGCGACGACATGCGCGAGGGCCTGACCGCCATCGTGTCCGTCAAGCTGCCCGACCCCAAGTTCAGCAGCCAGACCAAGGATAAGCTCGTCAGCTCCGAGGTACGCCAGCCGCTCGAAAGCTTGATGACCGACAAGATGACGGAGTGGCTGGAGGAGAACCCCCAGAACGCACGCGCGATCATCCAGAAGGTGATCGACGCCGCTGCCGCCCGCGAAGCGGCCCGCAAGGCGCGCGAGGCTACCCGCAAGTCGGTGATGGGCGTCGCCTCGCTGCCGGGCAAGCTTGCCGACTGCCAGGAGCGGGACGCGACCAAGTGCGAACTGTTCCTGGTCGAGGGTGACAGCGCCGGAGGCTCCGCCAAGCAGGGCCGCAATCGCAACAACCAGGCGATCCTGCCGCTGAAGGGCAAGATCCTGAACGTCGAGCGTGCGCGCATGGACCGCATGCTCTCGTCAAAGGAAGTCGGCACTATCATCCAGGCGCTCGGCACCGGCATCGCGACCGGCATGGACCGCACCGGCTTCGACGTCGAAAAGCTCCGCTATCACAAGATCGTGATCATGACGGACGCAGACGTCGACGGCGCCCACATCCGCACGCTTTTGCTGACCTTCTTCTACCGTCAGATGCCGGAGCTGATCGAGAACGGGCACCTCTTCATCGCTCAGCCGCCGCTCTACAAGGTCGCGCGCGGCCGGTCGGAGGTCTATCTCAAGGACGATGCGGCGCTCGACGAATATCTGGTCGACGCCGGCCTTGACGGCCTGAACCTCGAAGGTCCGGACGGGCAACGCACGGGGCAGGACCTGCGCTCGCTGGTCGACCATGCCCGCCGCATGCGCACCCTGATGCGCTACGCGCCGCGCAAATATGACCCGGCGCTGATCGAGGCGCTGGCGATCAACGGCGCGCTCGATCCCGAGCTCAAGGACGGCGCGCGCGCTGAAGCCATTGCCCGCGTGGCCGCCTGGCTAGGCGCGGCCGATCTCGAAGCCGTCTGGTCTGGCGAGATTGCGGCCGAGGGCGGTTATTTGCTGAAGCGCCTGTGGCGCGGCGTCACCGATGCCTATATCTTCGAACCGGCGTTCCTGATCTCGGCCGAGGCCCGCAAGCTTCACGCATTGGCCGCCGAGCAGCTCGAGGCCTACTCCGGCCCCTCGACTCTCCGCACGATGAAGAAGGGTGCCGCCCAGCAGGAGCCGACCGTCGGCGCCGGCGAAGGTGAGGAAGCGGCCGAGCAGGCGGAAGCCGACACCAAGGGCAAGCCGGTGGCTATCTCCCGCCCGTCCGAACTGCTCGACGCAGTGCTCGCCGCCGGCCGCAAGGGCCTGTCGATCCAACGCTACAAGGGTCTTGGCGAGATGAACGCCGAGCAATTATGGGAAACGACGCTCGACCCCGCCAACCGCTCGCTCCTTCGGGTGGAGGTCAGCCAGGCGGACGTCGCCGACGAAATTTTCACCCGCCTGATGGGCGACGTCGTCGAACCGCGCCGCGAATTCATTCAGGAAAACGCGCTCAGCGTCGCCAACCTCGACGTTTGA
- a CDS encoding endonuclease/exonuclease/phosphatase family protein produces the protein MPTITVASYNMRKAIGTDRRRDPQRVLDVLHEIDADVVALQEADKRFGGRASAVPHDLIDTHGVYKAVHLGVRHRRHLERIPGGAKAEQWMKINTRNIGWHGNAILVKKNIGVIEVAALELPTLEPRGAVMAELLLDGDRPFRVVGLHLDLSGLWRRRQMRAILDAIADRPQQMPTVLMGDTNEWRAEAGCLREVAQTYQIAPTGPSFHSRHPVACLDRIIVDKSLRIEASGVHMSHSARRASDHLPIWARLAA, from the coding sequence ATGCCGACGATTACCGTTGCGTCCTACAATATGCGCAAGGCGATCGGCACCGACCGGCGCCGCGATCCGCAGCGCGTGCTCGACGTGCTTCATGAGATCGACGCCGATGTCGTCGCGCTCCAGGAGGCCGACAAGCGCTTCGGTGGCCGCGCCTCGGCCGTGCCGCATGACCTCATCGATACGCACGGCGTCTACAAGGCGGTGCACCTCGGCGTCCGCCACCGCCGCCACCTCGAACGCATCCCCGGCGGCGCGAAGGCAGAGCAGTGGATGAAGATCAACACCCGCAACATCGGCTGGCATGGCAACGCCATCCTGGTGAAAAAGAATATCGGCGTCATCGAGGTGGCGGCGCTGGAGCTTCCGACGCTGGAACCGCGTGGCGCCGTGATGGCGGAGCTTCTGCTGGACGGCGATCGCCCCTTCCGCGTCGTCGGCCTGCACCTCGACCTGTCTGGCCTGTGGCGGCGGCGGCAGATGCGGGCAATTCTCGATGCGATCGCCGACCGGCCGCAGCAAATGCCGACGGTACTGATGGGCGACACCAACGAGTGGCGGGCGGAGGCCGGCTGCCTGCGCGAGGTCGCGCAAACCTATCAGATCGCACCGACCGGCCCGAGCTTCCACTCCCGCCACCCGGTCGCCTGCCTCGACCGAATCATCGTCGACAAGAGCTTGCGGATCGAGGCGTCGGGCGTCCACATGAGCCATTCGGCCCGCCGCGCCTCCGATCACCTGCCGATCTGGGCCCGGCTCGCGGCTTGA
- a CDS encoding 4a-hydroxytetrahydrobiopterin dehydratase: MSMETPEGWTIAGDALTRTFKFKDFSEAFGFLTRVAMHAETKDHHPEFTSVWNRVDFRLTSHDAGGVTQRDVDLAGAINRLAGQ, translated from the coding sequence ATGAGCATGGAAACGCCCGAAGGCTGGACGATCGCTGGCGACGCACTGACCCGGACGTTCAAGTTCAAGGACTTTTCGGAAGCGTTCGGCTTTCTGACGCGCGTCGCCATGCACGCCGAGACCAAGGATCATCATCCCGAGTTCACCAGCGTCTGGAACCGCGTCGACTTCCGCCTGACCAGCCATGATGCGGGCGGCGTCACCCAGCGCGACGTCGACCTGGCAGGGGCAATCAACCGTTTGGCAGGTCAGTGA
- a CDS encoding flavin reductase family protein, producing the protein MADEPREYRTGSDPRTLRDALGCFATGVTIVTCIDGDGKPVGFTANSFTSVSLDPPLLLVCIHKSAACAPCLTDASHFAVNVLQNEQQPASIRFSTRDQDRFGSTPWSEGEFGPPILKDSLGVFECERFEVHEGGDHHIVVGKVLKASFDASLDPLLYFRGSYRRLHFD; encoded by the coding sequence ATGGCAGACGAACCCCGCGAATATCGGACCGGCAGCGATCCCCGCACCCTGCGCGACGCGCTCGGCTGCTTCGCGACCGGGGTGACCATCGTCACCTGCATCGATGGCGACGGCAAGCCGGTCGGGTTCACGGCCAACAGCTTCACCTCCGTCTCGCTCGACCCACCGCTGCTGCTGGTCTGCATCCACAAAAGCGCCGCCTGCGCGCCATGCCTTACCGATGCCAGCCACTTCGCCGTCAACGTACTGCAGAATGAACAGCAGCCTGCCTCCATACGATTTTCAACCCGGGATCAGGATCGCTTCGGCTCCACACCATGGTCGGAGGGCGAGTTCGGCCCGCCGATTTTGAAGGACTCACTAGGCGTTTTCGAGTGCGAGCGGTTCGAGGTTCATGAGGGCGGCGATCACCACATCGTTGTCGGCAAAGTGCTGAAGGCCAGCTTCGACGCCAGCCTCGATCCCCTGCTCTACTTCCGCGGC